One Pseudodesulfovibrio cashew DNA window includes the following coding sequences:
- a CDS encoding calcium-binding protein, whose translation MQNNTESNREVRITVQAGDAQLVDIPADATLVFDFDPAIMTFTMNGGDLVITSQDSGATILHDYAASVVGSDAPEILFAEGNVIAGDVFLDLLHGGQFEMATAASGSSFGSGAGEYSDQAGHFVGAGGDFGALSGGDEHAGFGGGGFDGGAHQDSPDHLLFSTGATPVSGGNPEPSAPYEMVTFEGYETSDGVFKIGPYGIIVGSEGDDTIVGADGFQSLSARGGNDILVGTENNDMLIAGDGSDLLWGGAGDDQLDGGAGNDILYASTGHDYVTFGSGEDTLIVQENALGSGSYIEVKDYDIGIDIIDLRGDLDITGVTKTAAGDYEFTATGSTGDTSTIHLAGVDAADYSAHIAGIDASPDDLIQYMIDHSQALA comes from the coding sequence ATGCAGAATAACACAGAATCCAATCGAGAAGTCAGAATAACGGTCCAGGCAGGGGATGCCCAGTTGGTAGATATCCCGGCGGACGCGACGCTGGTCTTCGACTTTGACCCCGCAATCATGACTTTTACCATGAATGGTGGCGATCTGGTAATCACTTCGCAAGACAGCGGAGCTACGATTCTTCATGACTATGCGGCATCCGTTGTCGGTTCCGACGCACCGGAGATTCTATTTGCTGAAGGCAATGTCATAGCTGGAGACGTGTTCCTGGATTTGCTGCACGGTGGTCAGTTCGAGATGGCCACTGCTGCCAGCGGTTCCTCTTTCGGAAGCGGCGCGGGAGAATACTCGGACCAGGCGGGCCATTTTGTCGGTGCGGGCGGAGATTTCGGTGCCCTTTCCGGTGGAGATGAGCATGCCGGTTTCGGTGGCGGAGGATTTGATGGGGGGGCTCATCAGGATTCGCCTGATCATCTGCTTTTCTCTACAGGTGCCACGCCAGTTTCCGGGGGTAATCCCGAACCCTCCGCGCCGTACGAGATGGTTACCTTCGAAGGGTATGAAACCTCGGATGGCGTCTTCAAAATCGGTCCCTACGGCATTATTGTCGGGTCCGAGGGAGATGACACGATTGTGGGTGCCGATGGATTTCAAAGCCTGTCGGCCAGGGGGGGCAACGACATCCTGGTAGGTACCGAAAACAATGACATGCTTATAGCCGGCGACGGCTCGGACCTCCTTTGGGGGGGGGCTGGAGACGACCAACTCGACGGCGGTGCAGGCAACGACATCCTCTACGCCAGCACTGGGCATGATTACGTCACTTTCGGTTCAGGCGAGGACACACTCATCGTGCAGGAAAACGCCTTGGGTAGCGGCAGCTATATCGAAGTGAAAGATTACGACATCGGTATCGACATCATTGATCTGCGTGGCGATCTGGATATCACCGGCGTGACTAAAACTGCTGCCGGCGACTACGAATTTACGGCCACGGGCAGCACCGGCGACACTTCGACCATTCATCTGGCAGGTGTGGATGCCGCTGATTACTCCGCCCACATCGCCGGTATCGACGCTTCGCCCGACGACCTGATCCAGTACATGATCGATCACTCCCAGGCCTTGGCCTAA
- a CDS encoding ABC transporter permease, which produces MCSGSPAPEARPGRTLLKLAPLLLPFAVLFLGGLAMTVAQSLGFLLPVPVDGGPFAAYAALANPHILASAMLSLWVAGASAGLSICLGAVLAYLIWRLPARLERLAVVYKVPLILPHIGVAFIVLVFWSQSGVAASLAHQLGLISAPGQFPSLIHGSLGAGMILAYVYKETPFVVILALALLKRMDPRLIQTALMLGATPAAAFRRVALPHMRPALSTAFIILFLYGFGAFDIPFLLGDSSPGMLSIEAFNLYFRRDLVNRPTAMAILVCMFLFSVGFIVLYTRLAARLNQRERKL; this is translated from the coding sequence GCCGTGCTTTTTCTGGGGGGACTGGCCATGACCGTGGCCCAGTCCCTCGGCTTCCTGCTCCCGGTTCCTGTTGATGGCGGTCCGTTCGCGGCCTACGCCGCGCTGGCAAACCCACACATACTGGCCTCGGCAATGCTCTCGCTCTGGGTGGCCGGGGCATCGGCGGGGCTCTCTATCTGTCTCGGCGCGGTTCTAGCCTATCTCATCTGGCGGTTGCCCGCCCGGCTGGAGCGCCTGGCCGTGGTCTACAAAGTGCCGCTCATCCTGCCGCACATCGGCGTGGCCTTCATCGTCCTTGTCTTCTGGAGCCAGTCCGGAGTTGCGGCCTCTCTGGCCCATCAACTCGGACTTATCAGCGCTCCCGGCCAATTCCCCTCGCTCATCCACGGCAGCCTCGGTGCGGGAATGATCCTGGCCTATGTCTACAAGGAAACGCCCTTTGTCGTCATCCTTGCCCTGGCCCTACTCAAAAGAATGGACCCCAGGCTGATCCAGACCGCACTCATGCTCGGCGCGACCCCGGCGGCCGCCTTCCGCCGCGTGGCCCTGCCGCACATGCGCCCTGCCCTGAGCACGGCCTTCATCATCCTCTTTCTGTACGGCTTCGGCGCCTTCGATATCCCGTTCCTGCTCGGCGACAGCTCGCCGGGCATGCTCTCCATCGAGGCATTCAACCTCTATTTCCGGCGCGACCTGGTCAATCGGCCCACGGCCATGGCCATCCTGGTCTGCATGTTCCTCTTTTCGGTAGGGTTCATAGTGCTCTACACCCGGCTGGCCGCCAGGCTGAACCAACGGGAGCGCAAGCTGTGA
- a CDS encoding Crp/Fnr family transcriptional regulator: MERYEIREIISAFPVFSKLGEAQLEMLIDNSLVNEIPKNAVFYSEEKSGQGMHVLLDGRVKLFKISEDGKEQTIFVFGPGEPFCLCSVFSDGRLPANMQALRPSKVLVISPSHFERMTHEDPTILLSMLKVMSRRLKEAMDMIDSLSLKQVPSRVAAYFLSRQKDGRVEMDISYRELSKIIGVTPEALSRALKKMREDDVIDMEGNAVTLTDLETLESY, from the coding sequence ATGGAACGATATGAAATACGTGAGATAATCAGTGCATTCCCCGTTTTCTCCAAACTGGGGGAGGCCCAACTGGAGATGCTCATCGACAATTCGCTGGTCAACGAGATCCCGAAAAACGCCGTGTTCTACAGCGAGGAGAAGTCGGGCCAGGGCATGCACGTTTTATTGGACGGCCGGGTCAAGCTTTTCAAGATCTCCGAGGACGGCAAGGAGCAGACCATCTTCGTGTTCGGGCCGGGCGAGCCGTTCTGTCTCTGCTCGGTGTTCTCCGACGGCAGGCTGCCAGCAAACATGCAGGCCCTGCGACCGAGCAAGGTGCTGGTCATCAGCCCTTCCCACTTTGAGCGGATGACCCATGAAGATCCGACCATTCTGCTCTCCATGCTCAAGGTCATGTCGCGCCGCCTGAAGGAGGCCATGGACATGATCGATTCCTTGTCCCTCAAGCAGGTTCCCTCGCGGGTGGCCGCCTATTTTCTGAGCCGCCAGAAGGATGGCAGGGTGGAGATGGACATATCCTACCGCGAGTTGTCCAAGATCATCGGCGTGACCCCCGAGGCCCTCTCCCGCGCCCTCAAGAAGATGCGCGAGGACGACGTCATCGACATGGAGGGCAACGCCGTGACCCTGACTGATCTGGAAACGCTCGAGTCGTACTGA
- a CDS encoding LytS/YhcK type 5TM receptor domain-containing protein, whose product MNTYEIILTLAERFGLMVGVIFLVMTIMPVQRMHFTSEDSRSRTMLITILFGLFGILGTYTGNAVFDSVANLRAMVVISGGLFGGPVVGIGAGLIAGVHRIVTDLAGFSAWPCGIATAVEGLAAGLLCMRLGDKALNWRIAAGLALVGESLHMGLVLLMSRPFPDAVALVKLIAPPMLLVNAFGAALFVEVINLFSRDRERRESLHAQIILDIANMAVSYLRLGLSLETAAATAEIIYSRVGVAAVAITDTRDVLAHVGAGDDHHLAGRAIRTNATREVIRTGESTFMHSSDAIGCNHPDCPMTSAIIVPLKKNDEIVGTLKFYGSRTRPLNATLYEVARGLANLFSTQVELEEIQIKEQMLAHAEIRRLHAQINPHFLFNSLNTITSFCRTNSERARELLMDLSLYMRRNLDLSRGFIPLGDELEQVRSYLAIEQARFGDRIAVEMEIEEGCEAWPIPPLVIQPLVENAIRHGVLGRKQGGSVRLSAGRENGHLKVTVADDGVGMDAETLDRVLSREYADSGTGGIGLHNCLSRLEHIYGSQYSPSVESAPGEGTSIVLRVPDRS is encoded by the coding sequence GTGAATACCTACGAAATCATTCTGACCCTCGCCGAGCGGTTCGGCCTCATGGTGGGCGTCATCTTCCTGGTGATGACCATCATGCCGGTGCAGCGCATGCATTTCACCAGCGAGGACTCCCGGTCCCGGACCATGCTGATCACGATCCTGTTCGGCCTGTTCGGCATCCTCGGCACCTACACCGGTAACGCGGTGTTCGACTCAGTGGCCAACCTGCGGGCCATGGTGGTCATCTCCGGCGGCCTGTTCGGCGGTCCGGTGGTGGGCATCGGAGCCGGACTCATCGCGGGGGTGCACCGTATCGTCACCGACCTTGCCGGGTTCAGCGCCTGGCCGTGCGGCATCGCCACGGCCGTCGAGGGACTGGCCGCCGGGCTGTTGTGCATGCGCCTCGGGGACAAGGCCCTGAACTGGCGCATAGCCGCCGGGCTGGCCCTGGTGGGCGAGTCCCTGCATATGGGGCTGGTCCTGCTCATGTCCCGGCCCTTTCCGGACGCCGTGGCCCTGGTCAAGCTCATCGCTCCGCCCATGCTCCTGGTTAACGCCTTTGGCGCGGCTTTGTTCGTGGAGGTGATCAACCTCTTCTCCCGCGACCGCGAGCGGCGCGAGTCCCTGCACGCGCAGATCATCCTCGACATCGCCAACATGGCGGTGAGCTACCTGCGCTTGGGGTTGAGCCTGGAGACCGCTGCGGCCACCGCCGAGATCATCTACAGCCGCGTGGGGGTTGCCGCCGTGGCCATCACCGACACGCGCGACGTGCTGGCCCACGTGGGCGCGGGCGACGATCACCACCTGGCCGGGCGGGCCATCCGCACCAACGCCACCCGAGAGGTGATCCGGACTGGCGAGTCCACGTTCATGCACAGCTCGGACGCCATCGGCTGCAACCACCCGGACTGCCCCATGACCTCGGCCATCATCGTCCCGTTGAAGAAGAACGACGAGATCGTGGGCACCCTCAAATTCTACGGCAGCCGCACGCGGCCGCTCAACGCGACGCTCTACGAAGTGGCGCGCGGGCTGGCCAATCTCTTCTCCACCCAGGTGGAGCTGGAGGAGATCCAGATCAAGGAGCAGATGCTGGCCCACGCCGAGATCCGCCGCCTGCACGCCCAGATCAACCCCCACTTCCTGTTCAACTCCCTGAACACCATCACCTCCTTCTGCCGCACCAACTCGGAGCGGGCCAGGGAGCTGCTCATGGACCTCTCTCTGTACATGCGCCGCAACCTCGACCTGAGCCGTGGGTTTATACCCCTGGGCGATGAGCTGGAGCAGGTCCGCTCCTACCTGGCCATCGAGCAGGCCCGCTTCGGCGACCGAATCGCCGTGGAGATGGAGATTGAGGAGGGCTGTGAAGCCTGGCCCATCCCGCCGCTTGTCATCCAGCCGCTGGTGGAGAACGCCATCCGCCACGGCGTCCTGGGGCGCAAGCAGGGCGGCTCGGTCCGGCTCAGCGCCGGGCGCGAGAACGGGCATTTGAAGGTCACTGTGGCCGACGACGGCGTGGGCATGGACGCCGAGACTTTGGACCGGGTGCTCTCGCGTGAGTATGCCGATTCCGGCACCGGCGGCATCGGGTTGCACAACTGCCTGAGCCGCCTTGAGCACATTTACGGCTCGCAATACAGCCCCTCCGTGGAAAGCGCACCGGGCGAGGGCACCTCCATAGTGCTTCGGGTGCCGGACAGGAGCTGA
- a CDS encoding ABC transporter permease, translating into MSPRTIFALIAACAVLPLTVLALYAVAPGWRYPDLLPAEYDLRAIRFLASQADPVAGHLLASLGYSLLTAALTLVLCVAPAHHFARRRFRGKAVLEGLLLAPALVPAMTFSMGVHFLFIKAGLADTFTGVVLVLTVFSYPYMLRALTAGYQAFGEEYELCAKNLGAGPVRRLLKVDLPLLLPSAIAGGSVVFLVAFSEYFLVFLIGGGAVRSFTGYLFPYLASSDRSTGSLMTLVFLAVPVSLFFLIELLVGRAYRKRGMY; encoded by the coding sequence GTGAGCCCCCGCACCATATTCGCGCTTATAGCCGCATGCGCTGTCCTGCCGCTGACGGTCCTGGCGCTCTACGCCGTGGCGCCGGGCTGGCGATACCCGGACCTGCTGCCTGCGGAGTACGACCTGCGGGCGATCCGCTTCCTGGCCTCACAGGCCGACCCCGTGGCCGGACACCTGCTCGCTTCACTGGGCTATTCGCTGCTCACCGCCGCGCTGACCCTCGTGCTCTGCGTCGCCCCGGCCCACCACTTCGCGCGGCGCCGGTTCCGGGGCAAGGCCGTACTCGAAGGCCTGCTCCTGGCTCCGGCCCTGGTCCCTGCCATGACCTTTTCCATGGGGGTGCATTTTCTGTTCATCAAGGCGGGGTTGGCCGACACCTTTACCGGCGTGGTTCTGGTCCTGACCGTGTTCAGCTATCCGTACATGCTGCGCGCGCTCACGGCAGGCTACCAGGCGTTCGGCGAGGAATACGAACTCTGCGCCAAGAACCTCGGCGCAGGCCCGGTCAGGCGGCTGCTCAAGGTCGATCTGCCCCTACTGCTGCCCTCGGCCATCGCGGGCGGCTCGGTGGTCTTCCTGGTGGCCTTCTCCGAATATTTCCTGGTCTTCCTCATCGGAGGCGGGGCCGTGCGGTCCTTTACGGGCTACCTCTTTCCCTACCTCGCCTCGTCCGACCGCAGCACGGGATCACTGATGACGCTGGTCTTTCTCGCCGTGCCTGTCTCCCTGTTCTTCCTCATCGAACTGCTGGTGGGCAGGGCCTATCGCAAACGGGGTATGTACTGA
- a CDS encoding carbon starvation protein A gives MLFFFGCIALLIAGYFIYGKFVDRVFAPDANRVTPAIAMQDGIDYMPMPKWKLIFIQVLDIAGIGPIFGPILGALYGPAAMLWIVIGCIFGGAVHDYFSGMLSVRNNGASIPEVVGEHLGMSARQIMRLFSFVLLMLVGVVFVLSPAKLLNGLTGINTGILVAAIFGYYFLATILPIDKIIGRIYPLLGALLLTMTVALVVALLFSGHPILPNLDFMTNVHPGDKPIWPLLFITLSCGAISGFHSTQSPLMARCMTDERQGRSVFYGAMIIEGIIGLIWCAVGLSFYDSPEAMSAVIAAGSPSAVVAEVSRSLLGSVGGALAIAAVIVLPITSGDTAFRSTRLIVAETFKVKQDAGFKRLMIAVPLFVMGYVISTQNFSTIWRYFGFSNQCLSAMVLWTAAAYLAQRDKLHWIASIPATFMTAVCVTFICNAKIGFGLSYDVAVVAGIIGALAVFGAFMFKYARSGKPAVESA, from the coding sequence ATGCTATTCTTTTTCGGTTGCATCGCCCTGCTTATCGCAGGCTATTTCATCTACGGGAAGTTCGTGGACCGCGTCTTCGCCCCTGACGCCAACCGCGTCACCCCCGCCATCGCCATGCAGGACGGCATCGACTACATGCCCATGCCCAAATGGAAACTGATCTTCATCCAGGTTTTGGACATCGCGGGCATCGGCCCCATCTTCGGCCCCATCCTGGGAGCCCTCTATGGTCCGGCTGCCATGCTCTGGATCGTCATCGGCTGCATCTTCGGCGGTGCCGTGCATGACTACTTCAGCGGCATGCTTTCCGTGCGCAACAACGGCGCGTCCATTCCCGAGGTCGTGGGCGAGCACCTCGGCATGTCCGCCCGCCAGATCATGCGCCTCTTCTCCTTCGTTCTGCTCATGCTCGTGGGCGTGGTCTTCGTGCTCAGCCCGGCCAAGCTGCTCAACGGCCTGACCGGCATCAACACCGGTATTCTGGTGGCCGCCATCTTCGGCTACTACTTCCTGGCCACCATCCTGCCCATCGACAAGATCATCGGCCGCATCTATCCCCTGCTCGGCGCGCTGCTGCTGACCATGACCGTGGCTTTGGTCGTGGCCCTGCTCTTCAGCGGCCATCCGATCCTGCCCAACCTCGACTTCATGACCAACGTCCATCCCGGCGACAAGCCCATCTGGCCGCTGCTTTTCATCACGCTGTCCTGCGGCGCCATCTCCGGCTTCCACTCCACCCAGTCGCCACTCATGGCCCGCTGCATGACCGATGAACGCCAGGGCCGCTCCGTCTTCTACGGGGCCATGATCATCGAGGGCATCATCGGCCTGATCTGGTGCGCCGTGGGCCTGTCCTTCTACGACTCCCCGGAGGCCATGTCCGCAGTCATCGCCGCAGGCTCCCCCTCCGCCGTGGTCGCTGAGGTTTCCCGCTCCCTGCTGGGCTCCGTTGGCGGCGCCTTGGCTATCGCGGCCGTCATCGTCCTGCCCATCACCAGCGGCGACACCGCGTTCCGCTCCACCCGCCTGATCGTGGCCGAGACCTTCAAGGTCAAGCAGGATGCCGGCTTCAAGCGTCTGATGATCGCCGTGCCTCTGTTCGTTATGGGCTACGTCATCTCCACCCAGAACTTCTCCACCATCTGGCGTTACTTCGGTTTCTCCAACCAATGTCTCAGCGCAATGGTACTCTGGACCGCCGCCGCCTACCTGGCCCAGCGCGACAAGCTGCATTGGATCGCTTCCATACCGGCGACCTTCATGACGGCTGTCTGCGTGACCTTCATCTGCAATGCCAAGATCGGATTCGGTCTGTCCTACGACGTCGCCGTAGTCGCAGGCATCATCGGCGCACTGGCCGTGTTCGGTGCGTTCATGTTCAAGTACGCCCGTTCCGGCAAGCCCGCAGTAGAGTCCGCCTAA